One segment of Pelotomaculum isophthalicicum JI DNA contains the following:
- a CDS encoding HD domain-containing phosphohydrolase has translation MFIFLIWRLYRLQLLELTGIQEKLNKSEERYRTLVENINDAIFTLDLYNFITYVSPVIEKLSAFKPDEFKGKSITNFVHSDDSNGLLAMLEKAKTEEVLYECRLINKSGAYRHFRISCGPLFESEKLAGLTGVLNDITARKQAEEALKDSEERFRTLVDDVLDSSAVGIMILDWDFKVVWLNRALESFFLLHREEILGISARNLIDERIKYFFAQPETFAQKLLATYEDNTYVESFECHVSPSEQHQERWLEHYSQPIYSGLYAGGRIEHYYDITERKQVEKQYKYLSLHDSLTGLYNRAFFNEEMHRMEGGSYLPLGIIVCDVDGLKLVNDTMGHEAGNKLLQAAANLLSNCFRKSDIVARIGGDEFVIILPSTDNSTVENACQRLKNAIKKYNKSQPEISLSLSTGFAVSNDITKSSTDLFKEADLNMYREKLSHAQSTRSIIVNTLKKVLEARDFITEGHAERMQEMVVQLAIACGIPDHMLNDLRLFTLFHDLGKIGIPDRILFKPGPLNDDEFLQIKQHCEIGCRIANTVPDLKSIADWILKHHEWFNGKGYPLGLAGEEIPLECRILAIVDAYDAMTSDRPYRKATTVSEAVVELKKCSGEQFDPQLVQKFLSTLPHQ, from the coding sequence TTGTTTATTTTCCTTATTTGGCGGCTTTATCGTTTACAGTTGCTGGAATTGACGGGAATCCAGGAGAAATTAAATAAATCTGAGGAAAGATACCGTACGCTGGTGGAAAACATCAATGATGCCATTTTTACTTTAGATCTATATAATTTTATAACATACGTGAGCCCGGTTATAGAAAAATTATCCGCTTTTAAACCAGACGAATTTAAAGGCAAATCTATCACTAACTTTGTGCATTCTGACGATTCTAATGGTCTATTGGCCATGTTAGAAAAAGCAAAAACAGAAGAAGTACTGTATGAATGCCGGCTCATCAATAAATCCGGAGCATATCGCCACTTTCGCATCTCCTGCGGCCCGCTCTTTGAAAGCGAAAAACTTGCCGGCTTGACCGGCGTACTTAATGACATCACAGCACGCAAACAGGCTGAAGAGGCTTTAAAAGACAGCGAGGAAAGATTTCGCACACTGGTCGATGACGTGCTCGACAGTTCTGCTGTGGGCATAATGATTCTAGACTGGGATTTTAAAGTTGTCTGGTTGAACAGGGCTCTTGAGAGCTTTTTTTTGTTGCACAGAGAAGAAATTCTTGGGATCAGCGCGCGAAATCTGATCGATGAAAGAATAAAATACTTCTTTGCCCAGCCTGAAACATTCGCCCAAAAGCTGCTGGCCACTTATGAAGATAATACATATGTGGAAAGCTTTGAATGTCACGTTTCACCTTCTGAGCAGCACCAGGAACGTTGGCTAGAACATTATAGCCAGCCTATCTATTCAGGGTTATACGCAGGCGGGCGGATTGAACATTACTATGATATAACCGAACGCAAGCAGGTTGAAAAGCAATACAAATATTTGAGTTTGCACGACTCCCTCACCGGACTTTATAACCGTGCATTCTTCAATGAAGAAATGCACCGTATGGAGGGCGGCAGCTATTTACCGTTGGGAATTATTGTTTGTGATGTGGATGGGTTAAAACTAGTTAACGACACCATGGGACACGAAGCAGGCAACAAACTGCTTCAAGCAGCGGCAAATTTGCTCAGCAACTGTTTTCGCAAGAGTGATATTGTAGCCCGTATTGGTGGAGATGAATTTGTAATTATACTCCCAAGTACCGATAATTCCACAGTTGAAAACGCATGTCAACGGCTAAAAAATGCCATTAAAAAATACAATAAGAGCCAGCCGGAAATCTCTTTAAGCTTATCAACCGGATTTGCAGTTAGCAACGACATCACAAAAAGCTCAACCGACCTATTTAAAGAGGCGGACCTCAATATGTACAGGGAAAAACTAAGTCACGCCCAGAGTACCCGCAGCATCATTGTAAACACCTTAAAGAAGGTTCTGGAGGCCAGAGATTTTATAACCGAGGGGCACGCTGAACGAATGCAGGAAATGGTTGTGCAGCTTGCTATTGCTTGTGGTATCCCCGATCATATGCTAAACGACTTGCGTCTTTTTACCCTATTCCACGACCTTGGCAAAATCGGCATACCTGACCGGATTCTATTTAAGCCAGGTCCCCTTAATGATGATGAATTTCTCCAAATCAAACAGCACTGTGAAATCGGTTGCCGAATCGCCAACACTGTGCCCGATCTTAAATCTATCGCCGATTGGATTCTCAAACACCACGAATGGTTTAACGGTAAAGGTTATCCGTTGGGTTTGGCAGGTGAAGAAATTCCCTTGGAGTGCCGCATCCTGGCAATTGTCGATGCTTATGACGCTATGACGAGCGACCGTCCTTACCGAAAAGCTACAACTGTTAGTGAAGCAGTGGTTGAATTAAAAAAATGTTCCGGTGAACAATTCGACCCACAGCTTGTCCAGAAATTTTTGTCAACACTCCCTCATCAATAA
- a CDS encoding acyl-CoA dehydratase activase: MKAYLGIDVGSVSINIVILDEAGTVITGLYLRTQGRPIEVIQEGLKQTAGFLPADLEIAGVGTTGSGRYLAGVMVGADVIKNEITAHAVAASMLIPEVQTVLEIGGQDSKIIILRDGIVTDFAMNTVCAAGTGSFLDQQASRLNIPIDQFGGLALRSETPVRIAGRCTVFAESDMIHKQQMGHKIEDIIKGLCQALVRNYLNNVGKGKEILPPVMFQGGVAANVGIRAAFEEALGIPIQIPEHFGVMGAIGAAQLAREEVAMTGKTRFKGFKTMGLPYRTGNFDCNGCPNVCEIVEIYEEEKVIGRWGSRCNKWDVVENS; the protein is encoded by the coding sequence ATGAAGGCATACTTGGGTATTGATGTCGGTTCAGTCAGTATAAATATTGTCATTCTTGACGAGGCTGGAACAGTAATTACCGGTCTTTATCTGCGCACCCAGGGCAGACCCATTGAAGTAATCCAGGAAGGGCTGAAACAAACTGCCGGTTTTCTTCCTGCGGATTTAGAAATCGCGGGTGTCGGCACAACAGGGAGCGGCCGTTATCTGGCCGGGGTGATGGTCGGGGCGGATGTAATAAAAAACGAAATAACCGCGCACGCTGTAGCGGCATCCATGCTCATTCCCGAAGTTCAAACCGTCCTTGAGATCGGCGGCCAAGATTCAAAGATCATCATTTTAAGAGATGGAATCGTGACTGACTTCGCTATGAATACGGTATGCGCAGCCGGCACTGGTTCGTTTTTGGATCAGCAGGCTTCCCGGCTGAATATCCCGATTGACCAGTTCGGAGGTCTGGCGCTTCGTTCCGAAACCCCTGTCCGTATAGCCGGGCGGTGTACAGTTTTTGCCGAATCGGACATGATTCACAAACAGCAAATGGGACATAAGATAGAGGATATCATCAAGGGCTTGTGCCAGGCCCTGGTCCGGAATTATCTCAATAACGTCGGCAAAGGCAAGGAAATATTGCCGCCCGTAATGTTTCAGGGCGGGGTCGCCGCCAATGTAGGGATCAGAGCCGCCTTTGAAGAAGCGCTGGGCATACCCATACAAATACCAGAGCATTTTGGGGTAATGGGGGCGATCGGTGCCGCCCAACTAGCCAGGGAAGAAGTTGCCATGACCGGTAAAACTCGCTTTAAGGGATTTAAAACAATGGGTCTCCCATACCGGACCGGCAATTTCGATTGTAATGGTTGCCCAAACGTTTGTGAAATAGTGGAGATTTATGAAGAAGAAAAAGTTATCGGACGTTGGGGTTCACGGTGCAACAAGTGGGATGTAGTTGAAAACAGCTAA
- a CDS encoding acyl-CoA dehydratase activase-related protein → MPKITFPRMGESYRTFKMFLEDLGNEVVVPPRPSKRTLDLGIRYAPEFACFPLKILMGTYLETIEMGIDTIVTTGGVGPCRAGEYAMLHHKILNDLGHKIKMIVIEPPRLHPFKFYKSVRALNKARVSIRGIIAHVKRAWRKLQALDNLEKLSHIVRPREISRGNTTRVYRKVLDWIDQAYTTEQIIEAESTAIEALNSIPQDPNRNVLKVGIIGEIYVLLEPASNLEIEETLGNLGVEVERSMFLTGWTRDNSWNETTEGITVKEAASPYLPELIGGHGRDSIGNTVLYAKRGFDGMIQLAPFTCIPEIVARTILPKVSKDYNIPVLTFFLDEQTGKAGMTTRLEAFVDLLRRKKQFRSEVQSLTC, encoded by the coding sequence ATGCCTAAAATAACTTTCCCGCGCATGGGAGAATCCTACCGCACTTTTAAAATGTTTTTAGAGGATTTGGGAAACGAGGTGGTAGTTCCTCCCCGTCCCAGTAAACGCACTCTGGACCTGGGAATAAGGTATGCTCCCGAATTTGCCTGTTTTCCGCTAAAAATCCTGATGGGCACCTACCTGGAAACTATAGAGATGGGAATCGACACTATTGTCACCACGGGCGGCGTCGGTCCATGCCGCGCCGGGGAATACGCCATGCTGCACCATAAAATACTCAATGATTTAGGGCACAAAATTAAAATGATCGTTATTGAACCGCCCCGCCTGCATCCCTTTAAGTTTTATAAAAGTGTTCGTGCGCTGAACAAGGCAAGAGTCTCCATAAGAGGTATTATCGCCCATGTAAAGCGGGCATGGCGTAAGCTTCAAGCCCTGGATAACCTTGAAAAACTGAGCCACATCGTGCGGCCAAGGGAAATCAGCCGCGGCAACACTACCAGAGTCTACCGGAAAGTCCTGGACTGGATTGATCAGGCCTATACCACTGAACAAATTATTGAGGCCGAATCCACCGCGATAGAAGCGCTTAACAGCATTCCTCAAGATCCCAACCGTAATGTTTTAAAAGTTGGCATCATCGGGGAAATCTACGTCCTTTTAGAACCGGCCAGCAACCTGGAAATCGAAGAGACTCTCGGAAACCTGGGAGTTGAAGTAGAAAGGTCGATGTTCCTGACAGGCTGGACCAGGGATAACTCCTGGAACGAAACAACAGAGGGCATTACAGTTAAAGAAGCCGCTTCTCCTTACCTCCCTGAACTAATTGGCGGACATGGCCGGGATTCTATCGGCAACACCGTGCTTTACGCCAAGCGCGGCTTCGATGGGATGATCCAGCTCGCGCCATTTACCTGTATTCCGGAAATAGTAGCACGTACTATCCTGCCAAAGGTGAGTAAAGATTATAACATCCCGGTGCTTACTTTCTTCCTTGACGAACAGACTGGAAAAGCCGGCATGACTACCCGGCTTGAAGCGTTTGTTGATTTACTCAGAAGAAAAAAACAATTCCGGAGCGAAGTTCAGTCTCTTACATGTTGA
- a CDS encoding acyl-CoA dehydratase activase-related protein: MAVKVGIPNALLYYIYYPLWQAFFNEIGVQVVTSGKTTKEILNNGVREALADACVPVKLFFGHVMGLKDRVDYLFIPRVVCINRKTIYCPKFLGLPDMIKHSVTGLPPVIDVRMDTRQGRFAMLKAYMEIGDIFGASKYLSSHAYRKACGTLKRYNKLLRQGWHPHEAMNLLHKPGSLPKPPATSLKFAVIGYPYNIYDSFISVNLLDKLRRLGVGTITAENISPLSLACQKNCGLPKRLFWTFSDRALKAAHFLFKRGHIDGLLHLTAFGCGPDSLLNKFIELEAKKHRNIPFMTLMIDEHTGEAGMSTRLEAFVDMVKRRKEALACLK; encoded by the coding sequence TTGGCTGTTAAAGTCGGCATACCCAACGCTTTATTATATTATATCTATTACCCGTTGTGGCAAGCCTTCTTTAACGAGATCGGCGTTCAGGTAGTTACCTCTGGAAAGACGACTAAAGAAATACTGAATAATGGTGTTCGTGAGGCGCTTGCAGACGCTTGCGTACCGGTAAAGCTTTTTTTCGGCCACGTCATGGGGCTTAAAGATCGCGTTGACTACCTCTTCATACCTAGAGTAGTATGCATCAACCGCAAAACAATTTATTGTCCAAAATTCCTTGGCTTGCCAGACATGATCAAGCATTCAGTAACCGGCTTGCCACCGGTCATTGATGTTCGCATGGACACACGCCAGGGACGTTTTGCCATGCTCAAGGCTTACATGGAAATTGGCGACATATTCGGCGCCAGCAAGTATTTATCCTCTCATGCTTACAGAAAAGCATGCGGCACCTTGAAAAGATATAACAAGCTATTACGACAAGGCTGGCATCCACATGAAGCAATGAACTTATTGCATAAGCCGGGTTCTTTGCCAAAACCTCCTGCCACAAGTCTGAAGTTTGCGGTTATTGGTTATCCTTACAACATTTATGACAGTTTTATCAGCGTAAATCTTTTGGATAAACTCCGGCGTTTGGGAGTAGGTACGATCACCGCTGAGAACATTTCCCCGTTATCATTGGCCTGTCAGAAAAATTGCGGCTTACCGAAACGGCTTTTCTGGACTTTTAGCGACCGGGCCTTAAAAGCCGCCCATTTCTTATTTAAACGGGGACACATAGACGGTTTGCTGCACCTCACCGCCTTCGGGTGCGGGCCGGACTCACTGTTAAACAAGTTTATTGAACTGGAAGCGAAGAAGCATCGGAACATACCTTTTATGACTTTGATGATCGACGAACATACTGGCGAAGCCGGTATGTCTACGCGTCTTGAAGCCTTTGTCGATATGGTGAAGCGTCGGAAGGAGGCGTTGGCATGCCTAAAATAA
- a CDS encoding NUDIX hydrolase produces MAGKVEEILLTKRIYEGNNVNLRVDTISLPGGRTAIREVVEHSGAVAIVPVNEKGEILLVRQYRHAVGKSLLEIPAGKLEPGESMTDCAGRELLEETGYEAASLHRLISFFSTPGFTNEMLHLFLATGLTYVGQKPDDDEDIDLVIMPFERAIELVWEGEICDAKSIAGILAVARSIKKADGN; encoded by the coding sequence TTGGCCGGTAAGGTCGAGGAAATCCTTTTAACAAAGCGAATATATGAGGGAAATAATGTAAATTTAAGGGTCGATACGATTTCTTTGCCCGGGGGGCGAACCGCGATTCGTGAAGTTGTTGAGCATTCCGGAGCAGTTGCGATTGTACCTGTAAATGAAAAAGGAGAGATACTCCTGGTGAGACAGTACCGTCATGCTGTTGGAAAATCATTATTGGAAATACCCGCGGGTAAATTAGAGCCGGGTGAGAGCATGACGGACTGTGCCGGACGTGAATTACTGGAGGAAACCGGGTATGAGGCAGCTAGTTTACATAGACTGATTAGCTTTTTCAGCACACCGGGCTTTACCAATGAAATGTTGCATCTTTTTCTAGCCACCGGACTTACCTATGTAGGGCAGAAGCCGGACGATGACGAAGATATTGATTTGGTGATTATGCCCTTTGAACGCGCCATCGAGTTGGTCTGGGAGGGGGAAATTTGTGACGCAAAATCTATTGCGGGTATATTGGCTGTTGCACGCAGTATCAAAAAAGCTGACGGGAATTAA
- the minC gene encoding septum site-determining protein MinC codes for MNQDTVKIKGTRNGLVIVLDSSCDFEDIKENLLRKMESARGFFKGAKFSLFQGHKDIPVSQKNELESICKQFGLVPNTEEYMGVRSDLAPVPQAFTNSRSGEAALLVSRSLRSGQKISSPEHVVVLGDVHPGAEIVSGGNILVMGNCQGVIHAGAGGDRKAKVIARQLAPTVISIADRRYSPNQNGKLPPGRQLARLEGKEIIFELYLKSESQSSITVN; via the coding sequence ATGAATCAAGATACGGTCAAAATCAAGGGAACCAGGAACGGTCTTGTGATCGTCCTTGATTCAAGCTGTGATTTCGAAGATATTAAGGAGAACCTCCTGCGCAAAATGGAGTCCGCCAGAGGGTTTTTTAAAGGAGCGAAATTCTCGCTATTCCAAGGTCATAAGGATATCCCGGTCAGCCAAAAAAACGAGTTGGAAAGCATTTGCAAACAATTTGGATTAGTGCCTAACACAGAAGAATACATGGGGGTAAGATCTGACTTAGCGCCAGTCCCGCAGGCATTTACCAACTCAAGATCCGGTGAAGCAGCCCTTTTAGTGAGTCGCTCCCTGCGCTCCGGACAAAAAATATCATCGCCTGAACATGTTGTCGTATTAGGGGACGTTCACCCTGGCGCTGAAATAGTATCAGGTGGAAATATATTAGTTATGGGCAACTGTCAGGGTGTAATTCACGCCGGAGCGGGTGGGGACCGCAAGGCCAAGGTAATCGCCCGGCAACTCGCCCCGACTGTAATCAGTATTGCCGACCGTAGATACTCACCCAATCAAAACGGAAAATTACCACCTGGGCGACAGCTGGCAAGGCTTGAAGGAAAAGAAATTATTTTTGAGTTGTATCTGAAATCAGAGAGTCAATCCTCTATTACGGTAAATTAG
- a CDS encoding MTH1187 family thiamine-binding protein, producing MAIVEVSIVPMGTPTPSISSYIADCCELARKENGVKSQVNSMSTILEGELDKVMDLVQKMHQEPFRNGVERVVTTVTIDDRHDKTESHLL from the coding sequence ATGGCTATTGTTGAAGTCAGTATTGTTCCCATGGGAACACCAACTCCAAGTATTTCTAGTTATATAGCGGACTGTTGCGAACTGGCAAGAAAGGAAAACGGCGTTAAAAGCCAGGTCAATTCTATGTCAACTATTCTGGAAGGTGAATTGGACAAAGTAATGGATTTAGTTCAGAAAATGCATCAGGAACCTTTTAGGAACGGTGTGGAAAGAGTCGTTACAACGGTAACGATTGACGACAGGCATGATAAAACTGAGTCTCACCTGTTATAA
- the galT gene encoding galactose-1-phosphate uridylyltransferase yields MSEWRKDPIVDRWVIISTERGKRPNDYKDILEEKKTQECPLCVGKEKLTPPEIMAYREPGSQNDTPGWWVRVVPNKYPALRIEEESSLSQHGIYMAMNGIGAHELIVESYRHEPGLDTQTEKQVEEVIWVWRERSLDLRKDSRLKYIQIFKNTGPVAGASLEHTHSQLIATPLVPVEVGQELEGAREYASRHGSCIYCDIVSQEIAEQYRVVVESENFLSFNPFASRFPFETWIIPKEHQYDFGQIREEMVRDLAGILRTTLRKISVMIKNIPYNMVLHTSPVNIREEGYYHWHLEIMPRLTIMAGFELGTGYFINPTPPEMAAQALRDTEEFYPLHERSNQEVYHYV; encoded by the coding sequence ATGTCTGAATGGAGGAAAGATCCCATCGTCGACCGTTGGGTTATTATTTCCACCGAGCGCGGGAAACGGCCGAATGACTACAAGGACATACTGGAAGAAAAAAAAACGCAGGAATGTCCTTTATGTGTAGGGAAAGAAAAGCTCACTCCACCAGAAATTATGGCCTACCGTGAACCGGGCAGCCAAAATGACACGCCTGGCTGGTGGGTTAGAGTGGTTCCTAATAAGTATCCCGCTTTAAGGATTGAAGAAGAATCCTCTTTGAGTCAGCATGGGATATACATGGCCATGAATGGTATCGGCGCTCATGAGCTTATTGTGGAATCTTACAGGCATGAGCCAGGTCTTGATACCCAGACAGAGAAACAGGTGGAAGAAGTAATCTGGGTATGGAGGGAACGCTCCCTGGATTTAAGGAAAGACTCCAGGCTAAAGTATATCCAGATCTTTAAGAATACCGGTCCGGTGGCGGGAGCCTCTCTGGAACACACCCATTCCCAACTTATTGCCACGCCGTTAGTGCCTGTCGAAGTCGGTCAGGAACTGGAAGGGGCAAGGGAATATGCTTCACGGCACGGATCATGCATTTATTGTGACATAGTCAGTCAGGAAATAGCTGAACAGTACAGAGTTGTTGTTGAAAGTGAAAATTTTTTAAGTTTTAATCCCTTTGCCTCCCGTTTTCCTTTCGAAACATGGATAATACCCAAGGAACACCAATACGATTTTGGGCAAATTCGTGAAGAGATGGTAAGGGACCTGGCCGGTATTTTAAGGACGACTTTGCGCAAAATTTCCGTAATGATAAAAAATATCCCGTATAACATGGTTCTTCACACTTCTCCGGTGAACATTCGTGAGGAAGGGTATTACCACTGGCATTTAGAGATAATGCCGCGCCTTACTATAATGGCCGGTTTCGAACTGGGAACGGGATATTTTATTAACCCCACTCCACCGGAAATGGCCGCGCAGGCCCTCAGGGATACGGAGGAGTTCTATCCCCTGCATGAAAGGTCTAACCAGGAGGTGTATCATTATGTTTGA
- the glgA gene encoding glycogen synthase GlgA produces the protein MFDRPLKILLVSSEVVPFAKTGGLADVAGSLPKALATVGNDNLGNDVRVAMPRYRQIEGDTYKMDFPVPFKNRYETAIIRESSIEAHYQGERKTIPVYMVDNYHYFYRDRMYMFDDEAERFAFFCRALLEMLPKLEWQPDVIHCNDWQSGPIPLFLKTHYLRNTFYNRIATVFTIHNLQYQGNFSKDALQILGLGEEYFHPERLEFYGTVSFMKAGIVYSDVINTVSRTYAAEIQRPEFGERMDGLLRKRSADLYGIVNGINYHEFNPRTDPRIHRNYDQYSIANKKENKFAMQRELGLPVRDVPVIGLISRLVDQKGLDLIAEIIDKVMIDDIQFVVLGSGEPYYEKLFETIKSRYPEKMGLSIGFNAILAQRIYAGADMFLMPSRFEPCGLGQLISLRYGTIPIVRFTGGLADTVSDYNPANGSGNGFGFTEYSGMMLLDALNRALKLYREHSDDWQRLVINAMELDFSWARSGVEYIHLFQEAMSKHLAIQRIA, from the coding sequence ATGTTTGACCGTCCTCTGAAAATTCTGCTTGTTTCTTCCGAAGTTGTTCCTTTTGCGAAAACAGGCGGGCTGGCTGATGTCGCCGGTTCTCTGCCAAAGGCTCTGGCCACAGTGGGCAACGATAACTTGGGCAACGATGTCCGGGTAGCTATGCCGCGCTACCGGCAAATAGAAGGGGACACCTATAAAATGGACTTCCCGGTTCCTTTCAAAAATCGTTATGAAACCGCTATTATCAGGGAAAGTTCTATTGAAGCGCATTATCAAGGTGAACGCAAGACAATACCAGTATATATGGTGGATAATTATCATTACTTCTACCGTGATCGCATGTATATGTTTGATGATGAAGCGGAGCGGTTCGCCTTTTTCTGCAGGGCTTTGCTGGAGATGCTGCCGAAACTGGAATGGCAGCCTGATGTTATTCACTGCAATGACTGGCAGAGCGGGCCAATCCCCTTGTTTTTAAAAACACATTATCTGCGTAACACGTTTTACAACCGTATAGCTACAGTATTTACAATCCATAATCTGCAGTACCAGGGCAATTTCTCAAAAGATGCGCTGCAAATCCTGGGATTGGGCGAGGAGTATTTTCACCCGGAACGGCTGGAGTTTTACGGTACGGTCAGTTTTATGAAAGCGGGAATTGTGTACTCAGATGTGATTAATACCGTCAGCCGGACTTACGCGGCGGAGATTCAGCGTCCTGAGTTTGGCGAGCGTATGGATGGCCTGCTGCGGAAACGTTCCGCGGACCTTTATGGTATTGTTAACGGCATTAATTACCATGAATTTAACCCGCGGACAGATCCGCGGATTCACCGCAATTACGACCAGTACAGTATAGCGAATAAAAAAGAAAACAAGTTTGCCATGCAAAGGGAACTGGGCCTTCCTGTCAGGGATGTTCCGGTTATCGGGCTGATTTCCCGCCTGGTGGATCAAAAGGGATTAGATTTAATAGCAGAAATAATCGACAAGGTAATGATTGATGATATCCAGTTTGTAGTATTGGGCAGCGGCGAACCTTATTATGAAAAATTGTTTGAAACAATTAAATCCCGCTACCCGGAAAAGATGGGTTTATCTATCGGGTTCAACGCTATATTGGCTCAGCGTATTTATGCCGGGGCGGATATGTTCCTGATGCCTTCGCGATTTGAACCGTGTGGTCTTGGACAGTTGATCAGCCTCAGGTATGGAACGATTCCCATTGTACGTTTTACAGGCGGTCTAGCCGACACGGTGAGTGATTATAACCCTGCTAACGGTTCGGGCAATGGTTTTGGCTTTACCGAGTATTCGGGTATGATGCTTTTGGATGCACTAAACAGGGCGCTTAAACTATACCGGGAACACTCAGATGATTGGCAAAGGCTGGTAATAAACGCGATGGAACTGGATTTTTCCTGGGCAAGATCTGGGGTTGAGTATATTCATTTATTCCAGGAAGCGATGAGCAAGCATCTTGCCATCCAAAGAATCGCTTGA
- a CDS encoding nitroreductase family protein, with protein sequence MKRVLEAARLAPSWKNLQCWRFIVVCSEESKNGILTAIPDANPGKKAIATAPVAIVLCADPQSSGVMGDRYYYLVDSGIAMEHLVLAASAEGLGTCWIGVFDENIVKSALAIPVGWRVVAMTPLGYPDQESSPRPRKKINEIVFREKWNSNF encoded by the coding sequence GTGAAGCGTGTTTTGGAGGCGGCCCGCTTGGCTCCTTCGTGGAAGAATCTTCAGTGCTGGCGTTTTATCGTAGTATGCAGTGAAGAAAGTAAAAACGGAATATTGACAGCGATACCAGACGCCAACCCGGGGAAAAAAGCTATTGCCACAGCTCCAGTGGCAATAGTTCTCTGCGCTGATCCGCAGTCATCGGGTGTAATGGGAGATCGTTATTACTATTTAGTGGACTCTGGCATTGCCATGGAGCACTTGGTTCTCGCCGCTTCTGCCGAGGGGTTGGGAACATGCTGGATTGGTGTGTTTGATGAAAACATTGTAAAGTCTGCTTTGGCAATACCGGTTGGCTGGCGGGTAGTCGCCATGACCCCCCTTGGCTACCCTGATCAGGAGTCGAGCCCCCGCCCAAGGAAAAAAATCAATGAAATTGTTTTCCGGGAAAAGTGGAACAGTAATTTTTGA
- a CDS encoding sulfurtransferase TusA family protein, giving the protein MTEIKDARGLACPEPVLMVKNEIDKLGGRGTIKVLVNTVAAKENISRLAKNQQWSITIIEEGEDWLITLSK; this is encoded by the coding sequence ATGACGGAAATAAAGGATGCGAGGGGTCTAGCTTGTCCTGAGCCCGTATTAATGGTAAAAAATGAAATTGATAAGCTGGGCGGCAGAGGAACAATCAAGGTATTAGTGAATACAGTTGCCGCTAAAGAAAATATCTCAAGATTGGCAAAAAATCAACAATGGTCTATAACTATTATAGAAGAAGGGGAAGATTGGTTGATAACACTAAGCAAATAG